The sequence catacacatacacacacacacacacacacacacacatatatatatatatatatatatatatatatatatatatatatatattagtgagTCAAAAGAGTCCATTGACTCAGGCCCAATAAATTTGGGGGCCCataatcttttttaaaaatctaGTAGTATAGAGAGAACTATTATAGCtcaatcaaaatttatttatccagcCTTTTCCAAAGCTAAACGGAAGTCAGCGATTCGGTAGAAAAAATTAGATATTCAAATTTCACGACAGGAATTATATTTCTTTCGAAggtttttttttctcaattctcTCGTGCTTTATATTTTcctaatttttttgtttatttgattatttcataACTAGATTTAGATATAGAGATATTTTAATGGATTAATGTATAATTATTTGAATGAAACGTTTGAATTATTGTACGTAAATTGCTTGATGAAATGTTTGAATTAGTTTTATGGTAACAATgattatatttttcataaaaaaatgataattgAAAACTGTGAATTTGATTGTCCATATATACCATATAGTCACTCAGATTCCAAAAGAAGTCATTAGCAAGATTTGGTAtgaaaaaatttcttttctttctttctcgGTAATACACTGTCACAAAGGAAATTGAAGAATAGTTGTGATATTTTAGTTCAACTTCTGATTAGTTCTCCAATCACATGATATAAATTATGGTTAGGAAATCTGATGTGAgttgaaaattatgatttattttttctaaattttCAATGAAGAAGAGGTGTATATAATTTCTCTGTgtgatttatttattaaaattttcattgaattgtTAAATTCTTAGGTTTATGATACCTCCTAAGTACATGTCGGGGtttcaaaaaagaaaaagaacgcTAAATATTGAATAACAAATTCGAAGTTAAGCTGGAGATATCAATAAGTactttgtttcaaaaaaaaaatagtttgaaTTAGTATTGTTTAGTTATTTATATTCTCTTAAATTTGTTGATTTAAATTGAAAAGATTAACATGGAACTAAAAAAACGTTAACACATATTATgcttatttaagttatttaaggGCCCTTTTTAAAAAAGATCTACTCAGGCCTAAAAACCTTTAGGATCggccctatatatatatatatatatatatatatatatatatatatattgaataaaaggaagatttaaaaataagaaagaaaTTGTGCATATATCTCGATCTCTGATCTAGAAACCAACTCAAATTGAAAAGGTGTACGCGAAGACAAAGTCATCGTGCCGCACAAACAAATGTTCCTAAACAAGAAGTTAAATTATTGGAATATGTACACATTTTGTTATAGAAATCCTGTGTATTTATTTTCATCAACATTTTGAACCTTCTTTCTATTGCATTTGCATGGCCTGAGGAGCCAATACGATAATTGTCGAATATATGggtcaaaattttgatatggAAGGAGGAACATTTAAGTGAAATTTAAGATATCTTTAAATAAAGATATACTTTTTTTTTAGAATAGagatcattaattaattttcgaTGACAACCCGTATATGAATTTATAAAGTGACCGTAATTAATTAATGCCTTAATCATCTTCATTATCATCAATACAGCATGGCATATAGGTGGCTAGCCTGGATTTCCTATTTAGGAAAGTACTCAAAAGTAGTCCAAACAAATAAATAGATGTAATTTAACTAGGATATATATACTCACCAAAACATACATGCACTGACTAAACAATTTGAAACGAATATTATTATAAATGCATGTTAATAgagaaaactgcaattttgatcttgtatgtttgtcactttgcgatttcggttttctatgttttcatatttcagttttagtcctgcatgttttgatttttggcaatttcagttttttctttgaaaatGCTTGCGTgtcactgtacacgtcagctccacatcagcactgcattggtgttacatcagcgccacatcagaaaagggactaaaattgccacaaaaaaaaatacagatagaggactaaaactgaaatctgaaaatatagaggaccgaaatcgcaaaatgacaaatatACCGAACCAAAAAAAGTAATTTTCTCTATATAATATAGAGGAGTAAGATGACATGAGGTCCGCACGAGTTTCAAACGTCTACCGATGCCTATCAAAATCTCATATTCCAAAGCTAAGAATCATATGCATGTCACCATAATAGATAAACAaatctttatatatataatatataatataaacttAGATATGATGAAACCAAACAATAAAATACATACAATTTGAAACCTGAGAATTGAAGTACATACatacaacaatcaacataataataattatgaACATATAAACACCTGAGTGGTGACAAGACTCCCTAAAGATGCGCCCAATTAACTTCCAACCAAACAcatccacacacacacacaaacccTAATGGGTGTGTGAAAACATGCGAACTGTCCGTTGCATATGCACTCCTTACCTAGGATGAGTCGTCTATGCTGAAAGtactatcttttttttttttttgttttcgtaTAAAATGTTTGCACAATAATCTCACTGCAAGATCCATCGATACTGTTTTGCTTTACATCGAGACGTTCACACGAGCATTTTGTATAACTCATCGTAAATATAACTTCCGATATAACATAGACTCGTGTGTCATACATATCTAGTGCGCGCCCATTTTCCAAAGTTGGACATTCCAATTAAAACGCGAATGAATAGTGGTTGTTGGGGTGGGGGACTACCATCCTATCACAAACTGCGGCATCTGCAGCTTTCATAGCTGCATGCCATTCCCTTCCAATGACTCGGAGACAAAAAAACATGAATTAAGAAAGAGAGAgaatgttttgttgtttttccaAATATCAAGGCGATTGATATATGTATCTAGGAGAATGTTAGGACAGcctttttttcatttataattCAAATATTCTATGTATCATAGTACTATTATGGTTCAATCAAAGAATCATAACCTCCTTAGATTATTCCCACTTCGAATGCTAGCTTGTCCTTTTTTATCTTATCTTTTCTTGACGTACATTGCTGCCCGCTCCCCACACACCATCTTATTATTGCATATCAAAATTCATATATGgccctttatttattttataaattattgttTAACCATATGTACGTGTATATCTTCACAATGGTTCAAAATTGGATAAAATTAATTAGTTTTCATGAATTTACATCATGTACGTAAACAATTAAACTCAAACTTTTACATATGATTTCAGCTCCACATTCCCAAGCTAGTACATGAAATTTGATACAAAATAATTATAGTttattatatcaatattttaACTAATAACTAATTCGTCATTATGGAACACACAACGCTCGAATTAAGAGTGGAATTTGTAGATATATACTTCAAGAATATATTCTATCAAATTATTTGCTGCTCTGTTTCAATGGTTGTAGCTAGACATAGTCATTTAGATTTTGCTAAAACAAATTAATCTCAAGATCACTAACTCAAATGAATATTCGGTGGATTAGGGGTATCACGGATCCTTCCAAACACTAAATTCCAAGAACAATGTACAGAGAATTACTAGGAAAGAAAAAAAGGTATTCAAAAAGAGGTATAATTAATAAGAAGACTTGAAATTGGGGGAAGGACAAGCTTGCATAATTATCAAAGTTTTGAAAAGGAAAAAGGgccaaaaaaaagaaaagaaaagaaaacttgATGTGCACCCACTAAAAGAGGCACCATCTTCTTAGCATGCATAGGGACCTTTGAGGACACTCTCACATAGCATCAACACAACCTATTATTCTTCCAAACACACCCTTCCAATGTACTAGATTTAACCATCTCTCTTGGATTTTTCTCCAAAACTCTTTTCTCCTTTGCGCCTCTCTCCCCACTAATACTTTGCAAGATTGGcctttcatcttcttcctcttgGATTTTCTGCTTTTATTGCCGATTCTccccctcttttcttttcttgaaATACCCATAcgattttcttttaatttctttttttttttttctaaagaaTCCCAACATATATCCTCCAACACTATATATATCTATGTTAAACCGAAAAACCCGTAGCAGCTAGCTTAAACTCAAACAACAAAAACCCTgattatatttttctttaatctcacaaatatacacacacaaacacacacatcGATCGATCCATGGTGACGGAAGGTGATGACGTTGGTAAAGGAGGCACGGTGGGTCTTTCCTCCATTGCGTTGCTTCAAGAAAGGTTCCGGCAATTGGAAAAGATGAAAGAACTGAGACAGGAGAGAGAGCTCCTTAAGATATTATCAgaatctgaaaagtcatgcggCAGTACTGATCCACTCATGATTATAAAACATCAAGAGCCACGCTCGAGAAGAACATCATGCGTACGCTCCGAACTCATGTTTCTTCCTCCCAATCCACATTGCCAGCTTTCTCTATCCCTTTGGCCCGACTCACAAATCAAGAAAATCCCCACAAAAATTAATATTGCTAAATCTTGTTTTAATGATGCACCCTTGGTTTGTTCTTCGGATCATGTGGATACTTCTCTTCGTCTGTGAAACGGCTTCAGTACTCATCGTtttgttcttcttctttcttttttttttttacccttCTAGCTATATATATGTGTCAACCtgccattatatatataataatgattgctataaatatatgatactGCAGGAGTACACAAATTAAACATGCTTGGTGTTTAAAGTACTTCAACGTTTGGAGCATGCATGCATCAgcgttaaataattaatatctgTTTTAGGTAATGTATGtaaactctaaaaataaatgattacgaatttttttaaaaaaaaattgaaaaaattagAAGCTGCAAACATTCTCTTAATGTCTCCGATCTAACGTAGATTATAAACCTCTACTTTCTATGAATTAATGCAGCTATAATACGAACGATGTTGCTACTGTTTTATGTTAATCATATATACAGCTATAAATCCAAAAACACGCAGAACTTAATTAGGGGGCCTTGCATTTTGAATCCCACCAGCCGGATAAGAATATTCAATGTATTTCGTTTTCAACAATAAGTGGAATActagaataaaaaataataataataaaataagagtaatatttttttccttttatttttagcccaaataaagAGGCCGGAATTATAGTTTACTATCACCGGCAtgttataattaaattaacttTTAGAAAGGAACGCGGTTCCGGCCTGATAAAATAATAGTTATTTTATATAATGATTTCACGAATTCATATTTGTAAGAGGATCGAtttgatacatatatttttagtggaaaattgaaaattttgacataaaattaattttttttcatgagaCATCAGACTGAATTAGAACTTCGTTTTATAAAATTGACAAACGAtgtcataattttattttatttatttttgaaaaaaaaatctctTTTTCGGTCGAGAAGTTCATACGATTTTAAAACTAGAATTATATAAAGTAAAAGTTTCGatctaatataaaaaaaatcacaaaaattcacGTGACACGATTTCACGGTCAATTTTTTCATGAGAAGATGAATCTCTTTATTTGGATCACCaatattcaaatattatttttttattgtaaatataaataaaattaattcatctcataaataaaaattgtgaaaacgtCACAAAATACTTgctcaaaatatatatactcaCGTGCTCCTTGGCCAGTCATGCATGTTAAAGGGTCTAATTAAACTCGAAAGATTCGGACATATAATCACAATGATATATTtcagagatatatatatatatagtttatattttaaaaatgtttcaaTACAGTTGATCAGGTTGGTCAAGGCTTCATCCATGCACtgatgcatgtcttttaaataattaattaatttatctaaTTATTTTGATAGTATAAATAacctaatttttatttttaatttctaaatGTATATAAAATGATACTTGATTGAAAagttttcaaattattttagaACATATTAATAACAGTATTTTTTTTACCACTTTTATTAAGTTTAAGCATAttacataaaatattatatatgataCATATCTGTACTAGCAAAAATTGCATACAAAATCTACATTTTTTTAGTATATTATAATTAcaacaatatttttaattgataaaattttttttttaatattttattttaatttaatttacttcatattttaatttttataaatttcatttttaaaaaataaaactagagaagtcatttaaaaaaaatagttgatCAAAGGTTATTTTCTCAAATTCccagtatttttttaattttaatttacgGTAAATTCCATAGCCAGAATCAGAGAAGTCAACGAGGACAGAAGATTTGGCAAAAATGGGTCCCGCCATTCGGATTATTACCGGAAACTTACCATTTCGGTCATCATTATTTTCAACCTTCCTGCTTTTGCTCCATCTTCGACGGGTCCAAACGGTAGTAAAGCGATAGGACTTTCAGGCTAGTCAAGTGTTTCTCCGTCCCATATACGTTACGGCTTAGCTGAGctgagctagggttttcgaagaGGAAAGGGGGTAAATATTGAGTCAATTTCcggaattgagtttgaattccgTCTAGTTACCTCGTTTCAGGTATGAAGATGGATCATTTTCAGtgacatttatttattttgtttcaatgtTTGCTGGCCCTAGATCTAATCCCGCgttttgttttgtgatttcagtttcAGCTTTAATCGTGTAATTTTAGCttctttgttttgaatttttggtaGTTTCTTTCTTCTTACGGTGGTCTGTCGAGAAAGCACAAATTTACCACCTCGGTAATGTAATAATTGATCTATGTCTGCTAAAGCTTCATCCTGAAAATATGCTTGTTTggttgtaaaattggatttttcatcTCTGGTGCTAGAAATATTTTCTTTAAATAGCCATTAGATTCATTTTTTACGAAGCTACCTTTTTTTGTGGATAACAGGTAGGAGATATTTTTTTCTGAATTTCTATTATCTTTCTTACAATATACTTGATTTGCCTTCTGGAGTTATATGGACTCGCGATTCAATGAATTTTTATTATACTTTTTCGAGATCTAtatctaaattaaaatttaatttcacAAAATGCATCCGCTTGTAATTTGTACCTGTTGAACCTATTGGTGATTGGTTATGAAAGAATTGCGGGTCTTGGTAGTTCTTGAGTTCTTATGTTGTACTTTTATCCATTCCATCGATCTGTGTTTTCCTATTCCTCAGAGATTGTACTGGCTTGCCAATTCAATCCTTTCCTAGAAGATTGTAATTATTGTTTTGCATTAAGATGTGAGTGAGGAGACACTGTTGTTTGTCCTTGTAGGTCGTTAAGTGATTTTCACTTGTTGTTACTTCAGGTTATGGGAACATCATCTGGTTCTCATTTCAATAACCAATCCTCAATGCTACCTCCACGTCAACAGCTGCAACCTGGGGGAGTTCTGCAGACCTCTCTCTCATTAGTTGCACCAGATGCGTGTGGATCTCCAAATCTTCAGGAACATGGCTCTAATTATGGGCTAGTTCGTGAATCCCCAACGGAAAGTGCCAGTTCACGAGAAACTTGGCCCACTGCTGAGGCTTTGACAGCAAAGAAACTGGAGAAGGAAAAAGAAAGAGAGAATGGTTTTGCTGGGCACTCTGTAGTCCGGCATATTTCAAATGCAGATAAAATGTCTCTTCGGGATGTGGCCAGTGAAAGGATAGAAATCATAGCTGAAAAAATGCAGAATCTCCCAGACGAGTATTTAGACAAGTCTAAAAATGAACTTCGTGCTTTTCTGGAAGGGTTGGGTGGTTCTCAGCAAAGAGACGAATTTCTATTTCTGCAGAAGCTGGTCCAAAGTAGGAGTGATTTGACTGAGAAAAATCTGATTATGGCTCACAGGATTCAGCTGGAAATTCTGGTTTCTATAAAGACTGGAATCCAGGCATTTTTGCATCCAAGTCTCAGTCTATCTCAAGCTTCGCTGATGGACATTTTCTTGTACAAGAAGTGCAGAAACATAGCGTGTGGAAGTGCACTACCAGCGGAGGACTGTGCATGTGAATTGTGTGCAAAGAGAAATGGTTTTTGCAACCTTTGCATGTGTGTAATCTGCCAAAAGTTTGATTTTGAGGTTAACACATGCCGCTGGATTGGGTGTGATTTGTGTTCTCACTGGACTCACACTGATTGTGCTATTCGAAATGGACAAATTGGCATGGGCCCTTGTGTGAAGAATGGAGCTAGTTCAGCAGAGATGCTTTTCAGATGCAGAGCTTGTAGTAGGACATCTGAATTATTAGGGTGGGTGAAAGATGTATTCCAGCATTGTGCGCCGACTTGGGATAGGGATGCCTTAATTAGAGAACTGGATTTTGTGAGTAGAATTTTCCGTGGGAGTGAGGATTATAGAGGCAAGAAATTGTTCAGAAAGTGTGAGGAGCTCATTGAGAAATTGAAGAGTGGGGTAGCTGAACCTATGGCTTGTAAAGTAATCTTAATGTTCTTTCAAGGTAAGCTTTTGTCACATGGTTATATTGTGAATTATGCTCGTTCCtacatttatattttttctttcttgccTGGTTTTTTATGAAATGAACAAAAAAACAGACGATCTAGGTTTACTAATACTCAGCTTGGTGAACCAGTGATTGTTCATATTTTCATGTTGCACACTTCTTGTGGTTTTTGTATCAATCATACTGCACATGGCTTGGTAGGATTCGATGGGATTTGTCTTTAAGAATGCTATCTCGATGTTGGGATGGGAAATGGAAAATGAGGATTTTATCTCACAGGGTGTCTACCTCTAACAACCTTCCTTACATTTTGATGCGACGTTGTCTCTATTTAATATTAGATAATACATCCTATCTTTCCACTTTTCGTGGTGGTTTTGGGGTAAAATTGTTTTGGTTTTGGGGGAAAATTGTTTTATACggtgattttaatttttttagagaAGCCAATTAACAAAATGAATTTACCTTGCATAGTATTGTCATTTGCTGTGGATCGACAACATATAATTTGGTTTCTTCCTCTGAATTCAATATGCAAATTATGTGCTACTCTTGTCATCCTTAATGTTTTTATGTCAAGATTGACTTAGTGTACTCCCGAAGTAACGTGACTAGCATTTTTCAAATCCAAATACCAAGTTACAAGATAACAGCAATTTTTCAAATCAACTTGTTTGTGCCATCTAAACTTAGGTTGCCATATTGCTTGACTTTACTTTACTATACAACCTGCAATTGTAATTTTGTTTATCTTTTTTATAGCTGTCCTGTTTCTTCTGTAACTACGTAAACATCAAATTCCATATAGAACAAATTAATCTCTTATTTTTCAACGTCTTTAGATTCCGAGTCACTCCTGCAACAAAGTTATTTACAAGGAGTTTCATGTTTCTGTTTCGTTTTGCATGATACTGGGAATACTAACTTTAGAGATTCAcacttattttatgaaaattttgttaCCTTCGCAGAACTTGAGTCAGACCCCTTAAAGATTCAGGAGAATGAAGAAAGTGGCAGGATGATATCCCCACAGGAAGCTTTCAACAGGATAGCAGACGTAGTGCAGGAAGCTGTAAAAAAGATGGAAAATGTTGCAGAAGAGAAAATGCGGATGGTAAAAAAAGCCCGCTTGGCTGTTGATGCTTGTGAGCAAGAGCTCAAGGATAAAGCCAGGGAAGTGGCAGCACTGAAGATGGAAAGGCAGAGAAAGAAGATACAAATTGATGAGCTTGAAAATATTGTGAGGCTCAAACAGGCTGAGGCGGACATGTTTGAGCTGAAAGCCAATGAAGCTCGACGAGAAGCTGAGTGGCTTCAAAGAATTGCACTTGCCAAGAGCGATAAGTCAGAAGAGGATTATACAAGTAGGTACCTGAAGCAAAGAATGCATGAGGCTGAGGCTGAGAAACAATATTTGTTCGAAAAGATTAAGCTCCAGGAAAGTACAAGGGCGTCACAGAGCGGTGCAGGAACAAGTGACCCTTCCCACATGATGTATAGCAAAATCCAGGATTTACTGAAGAACATGTATGACACAACTTCGAAGGCGGAGGCACAGTCAAATGATCGTCACTCATTGGGTTCACTTCCTTGAGTTTCATCATTCTCCTGGCTGGACCTTTCGGTTTCATGTATGGCATGAAACTTCATTGTTGATTATGTCTGTCAAACCTGTAGTTGCTGCCTTTCCTTGTAGATTAGAAAGCAAGCTCGCGAAACAGCTTGAATGCAGATGAATGTTCCCATCTTACTGGATTCTATTTATGGCCACCCTCTATGTACAGTGGTCActtattttttctttaatttgcaACTGTTATCCATGACACTCAGTGCTGGCATATGTATGCAtagtttcttcttcttcttcttttttttttttatgttgatTTGTGAACTGTTTGTGATTTGCTTGGTTTATCATTGACCATATCATGAGAAGCTAATCAATTTCTTGCATCACCAACCAGCCATGATGTGATTAAAATGTCTTCGTTTCTACTCTGGAAATTTGATACCCtctattttgtttttgtcaTTTGAGTACTGTTGGGGAAAGAGGTGCTACAACAATGAAGCTGGCAAATTGATCCCCATTTCAAAGTTTCACCAAGTGTTCGATCACTTGTCGTGATTTGGTGAATCTAAACTAGAGGGGTTGGTGAttatttaaatcataaaatgTATGGTCGAGCTCAATTTAATTTTTGTCTAGAGATCTGAGTACTCGCTGTTACCGAGGCCATGTGAAAACTTAAACAATGGAGGATGTCTGTTATATtagcatatcatattgtgcaccATGAGTTTTTTTTAACTtaaatgtaaataaaaaaacgCAAGAATAGCCAGTCTGAAATGTGTTACCAGTTGAGATTATTGTACAACATTGTCTTTTTAGTGAGGACAAGACTGGGATTTGTAGGTAATTCACATCAAGTCATTGCGTTAGGATCTGAAGGAGACTCTCTTTATATACTTCCTGCATTTTGGCTTATTGCATGGTTTTTTCCCATTTCCATGACTTCTGTTCAGTTTCCATAATGCAGATGAAGATTATCAAACTAACATTGATATTTTTGCTGTCAATATCACAGTATTCAGGTAGCTTTCTCACtattcatcttttcttgttgtATCGTATCTGTGTGCAATATATATACTCTTTTTTTGTTTCTGACGATGATTTACGGATATTTTGACATGTTTGGAAGATGGACAGTTTGATTACTGCATCGCAGATGATCAAACATCAGAAGATGATCTGGTCAAAGCTATGAATTGGGCATGTACCAGTGGTGCAAACTGCAGCACAGTTCAAATGAACCAGACATGTTTTTTCCCCAACACAACAAAGGATCATGCATCTTATGTATTCAACAGCTACTATCAAAATATGAAGCACAACGGAGGCAGTTGTTACATCAATGCCACTGCAGTTTTAACCGGTCTCGATCCCAGTACGCACGTCTTACTATCTAACGAAATTGTAACATAAAATCGAGCTAAACTCAAGAAGAAGTGGATCTTGATTCTTGGTTCTAAACAAAACTTGTAACTTTTAATGTCTTTTTTCCCAATTAAGGGGCAAATTGGCTCTCCGAGCCAGGTGCAGTATGTGCCTACCGCTTGTGATTACTTTGTGATTACTTCTATTTCTGGATCTAAAAAAAGAATAGTGCGTATTGGACTCTAATTTCAGAGTGTTTTATCACCAATGGCAGGTCATGGCTCGTGCAAGTTTGATTATATACCTTGAAAAAGTGGATTGCAGCATCGGTAATCCAGGGCACTGTTTCATTTGTTGAAATAGAAATTAAAGTTTACCTCGCCATTTTCATTTTATGTTTCAACTTTCAGCAATAAGTTTCATTTGTATTGTTCCTCACTTCTGTTCTGACCACTTATTTTTATGAATTCTTGGAAGTATTTGGTAAGTGGGATTAGGCGGCTAGCCATGGAAATCTAACGGTGAAATAATACTAgttctttaaataatttgttTACAAATACTctctcattttttatttttcacacatgttaaagaaaaatttattggaaAGCAATTTTTATACAAACttcctatttaatgtattaaaaaatgattgcacaattttcaaggtgtagttaataaGGGTATGTTAGTAaagaaatgtaaaaaaatattactaaatataatatatgactatgtatttgggacaaacaaaaaagaaaacgtGGACATTATAATTGAAACGGAGGAAGTATGCAATGAAAAACAAtattttcatgaaaaaaataacattttcttgatcaatatgataaaaattGATACGTGGAATGATTTTTGATAAGTAATGAAAGCCAAAGATGATGATACTATCCCTCTACACTCTCAGCTCCTCCcttcaaaaaaatatcaagttcCATGTTATAGTCACAATCTTTACTTATCCCTATTGACTTATAATAACAAGTTGAGGACCATTGTCAATAAAGATCAAAACATACTATAATCTTCAATTATTTTGCATATATGTCTATcattatttgaaataaaataagaGTAATGCTAGATGTACACCTCGGTATACACCTTGGTTTACGTTCTtccttattaattataaaactttCCTTGATTAACTAGATATGTATTTCTTATCATGAGTATTTTGCAATTAATGagaaaaattaggaaaatttaaGTAAGAGTGTAAACCAAGGTGTACACTACAAAGTGTACATCTagcatttttcataaaataaataggcCCATTTGAATATGTATATTgttacaaaaattaaaaaacgaACTCTACggaattgatatttatttacCTACGAAACACACAAATCGGTCGATGATGATACACACCCCCACAACATTTTCAATCTAAATAGACTCTTCGTTTTcttgtattattatgatataatggagtcataaataaattaatttgtagCGATTCCAGTACAACAGCATTAAATGTGAAGAGAAAAAAGGCTAAAAATTGGTGGCCCACGCTCAACCCTCGACTTGTCACTTCCTTATCTTTTCCACTTCATATTGTATTCCTTGAAACAAGAAATCATTACCCCTCCCCAGAAAAAATATATAGCAATCTCACTGCCCCTTTCTTCTTAAATGCTGTCTCAGATATCTGATAACCTTTCTTCGATGTTAGATTAGGCAATATTTAATGCTCCAGAAGCTTGGCCCCCCCTCTTTTCATATGGTACACAAGTTTAGTCTAATAtctctctttaaaaaaaattta comes from Henckelia pumila isolate YLH828 chromosome 4, ASM3356847v2, whole genome shotgun sequence and encodes:
- the LOC140861130 gene encoding OBERON-like protein, translating into MGTSSGSHFNNQSSMLPPRQQLQPGGVLQTSLSLVAPDACGSPNLQEHGSNYGLVRESPTESASSRETWPTAEALTAKKLEKEKERENGFAGHSVVRHISNADKMSLRDVASERIEIIAEKMQNLPDEYLDKSKNELRAFLEGLGGSQQRDEFLFLQKLVQSRSDLTEKNLIMAHRIQLEILVSIKTGIQAFLHPSLSLSQASLMDIFLYKKCRNIACGSALPAEDCACELCAKRNGFCNLCMCVICQKFDFEVNTCRWIGCDLCSHWTHTDCAIRNGQIGMGPCVKNGASSAEMLFRCRACSRTSELLGWVKDVFQHCAPTWDRDALIRELDFVSRIFRGSEDYRGKKLFRKCEELIEKLKSGVAEPMACKVILMFFQELESDPLKIQENEESGRMISPQEAFNRIADVVQEAVKKMENVAEEKMRMVKKARLAVDACEQELKDKAREVAALKMERQRKKIQIDELENIVRLKQAEADMFELKANEARREAEWLQRIALAKSDKSEEDYTSRYLKQRMHEAEAEKQYLFEKIKLQESTRASQSGAGTSDPSHMMYSKIQDLLKNMYDTTSKAEAQSNDRHSLGSLP